A region from the Cannabis sativa cultivar Pink pepper isolate KNU-18-1 chromosome 9, ASM2916894v1, whole genome shotgun sequence genome encodes:
- the LOC115722628 gene encoding S-protein homolog 5-like has product MMIPLFLLLIFISSSSFSECSQQGDVPVPVPGIHEDDVVIINNGILDTVLTVHCKSKDDDLGVRTLKYNESFQFSFQPNIWDTTLFFCGFSWDKEFHWFDIYKTKHRFVFHINSWIIHPSGPCLFNTNHQAYDYCYPWNADNKQGLQFFPALNPNH; this is encoded by the coding sequence ATGATGATTCCATTGTTTCTTTTGCTCATTTTcatttcttcttcatcattttCGGAATGTAGTCAACAAGGCGATGTTCCTGTTCCTGTACCTGGAATACATGAAGACGACGTAGTCATCATAAATAATGGTATACTGGACACAGTCTTAACTGTTCACTGTAAATCGAAAGACGATGATCTTGGTGTCAGAACTCTCAAGTATAACGAGTCTTTTCAATTCTCGTTTCAACCCAATATTTGGGACACGACCCTCTTCTTTTGCGGGTTTAGTTGGGATAAAGAGTTTCATTGGTTTGATATTTACAAGACAAAACATAGATTTGTTTTCCATATAAACTCATGGATTATTCATCCTAGTGGACCTTGTCTTTTTAACACTAATCATCAAGCTTATGATTATTGTTATCCTTGGAATGCAGACAATAAGCAAGGTCTACAATTTTTTCCAGCTCTTAATCCAAATCATTGA
- the LOC133031133 gene encoding uncharacterized protein LOC133031133, producing the protein MEGFKSHYIIWLLFFVISFALVCFARNIPGNDEIYYNKLVTNDYEPPGPNRPMPPYGEYNYYSGQRTRLPHHTTFPSRNDETYYKLVINDYEPPGPNRPMPPYEEYNYNSGQRTSLSSSRNYEEPHPKLSNDGSHA; encoded by the exons ATGGAGGGTTTCAAATCACATTATATTATTTGGTTGTTGTTTTTTGTGATAAGTTTCGCCCTTGTATGCTTTGCTCGAAATATACCTG GAAACGAtgaaatttattataataagtTGGTGACTAATGATTATGAGCCGCCCGGTCCTAATCGACCAATGCCACCTTATGGGGAGTATAATTATTACAGTGGCCAAAGGACCAGACTTCCACACCACACCACTTTCCCAtcca gAAATGATGAAACTTATTATAAGTTAGTGATCAATGATTATGAGCCGCCCGGTCCAAATCGACCAATGCCACCTTACGAGGAATACAATTATAACAGTGGCCAAAGGACCAGTCTTTCATCATCCA ggAATTATGAAGAACCCCATCCTAAGTTATCGAACGATGGATCACATGCATGA